In a genomic window of Siphonobacter curvatus:
- a CDS encoding sugar transferase, with protein sequence MKTNQNLETLVKHFEYIHLVTRPGSWQPSKALLIQKSSKFHISTISDFCEQMLGKVYIAESATHRSLAGTLPGFSPSIRLFKKGVDAIFSLGLLLASCPFWLWSAFKINQQSPGSVFYRQVRVGWKEREFTCVKFRSMRLDAEASGATFSSKRDPRTFAFGAFMRKIRLDELPQLLSVLKGEMSLIGPRPERRVFTEVFEEQIPHYRERHRIKPGITGYAQICYPYGAGLKDARHKLMYDLYYIKHWSVRLEAYIFFRTIVTVFTKQGC encoded by the coding sequence ATGAAGACAAACCAAAATCTGGAGACGTTAGTAAAACACTTTGAATACATTCATCTGGTTACGCGTCCTGGGTCCTGGCAGCCGTCGAAGGCTTTGCTCATTCAAAAAAGCTCAAAGTTTCACATCAGTACTATTTCCGACTTTTGTGAGCAGATGCTGGGTAAAGTCTACATTGCAGAATCCGCTACGCACCGTAGTCTGGCGGGAACATTACCCGGATTTTCGCCTTCCATACGTCTATTTAAGAAAGGGGTAGATGCCATTTTTAGCCTTGGTTTACTGCTGGCAAGTTGTCCCTTTTGGTTGTGGAGTGCCTTTAAAATCAATCAACAATCCCCCGGTTCCGTATTTTACCGACAAGTACGGGTGGGATGGAAAGAACGCGAATTTACCTGCGTTAAATTTCGCTCCATGCGGCTGGATGCCGAAGCTTCGGGGGCGACTTTTTCCAGTAAACGTGATCCGCGAACGTTTGCCTTCGGTGCTTTCATGCGAAAAATTCGGCTCGATGAATTGCCTCAGCTACTAAGTGTACTGAAAGGAGAAATGTCACTGATTGGTCCTCGGCCGGAACGCCGGGTTTTCACGGAGGTTTTTGAAGAGCAGATTCCGCATTATCGGGAGCGTCATCGGATTAAACCCGGAATCACCGGCTATGCCCAAATTTGCTATCCCTACGGAGCAGGTCTCAAAGATGCTCGCCATAAACTCATGTACGATCTCTACTACATCAAGCACTGGAGCGTACGGTTGGAAGCATACATTTTTTTTCGAACCATTGTTACCGTATTTACCAAACAAGGATGCTAA